The following coding sequences lie in one Arachis hypogaea cultivar Tifrunner chromosome 4, arahy.Tifrunner.gnm2.J5K5, whole genome shotgun sequence genomic window:
- the LOC112796618 gene encoding uncharacterized protein, protein MARFFISKTITFLHRHHPHPPKPLFTLSLRHRSSHSANNNGTLMELDLPSTSSSSNAAADYDVTMRMFDDLIHRILVRKATPDWLPFVPGSSFWVPPRPAPSNVVDLVHKLTTEELSAEESLSLATHHAWPSSTFFTDENNQADGGDTDVELNKPEGMEGMVKVKVLTISDTVAHEDEEG, encoded by the exons ATGGCTCGCTTCTTTATCTCCAAGACCATAACCTTCCTCCACCGCCACCACCCGCACCCTCCCAAACCCCTCTTCACTCTCTCCCTCCGCCACCGATCCTCCCACTCAGCCAACAACAACGGCACCCTCATGGAGCTCGACCTTccctccacctcctcctcctccaatgCCGCTGCTGACTACGACGTTACCATGAGGATGTTCGACGACCTAATCCACCGAATCCTCGTCAGGAAGGCCACACCCGATTGGCTCCCTTTCGTTCCCGGCTCCTCTTTCTGGGTCCCACCGCGTCCAGCTCCCTCAAATGTCGTCGATTTGGTGCATAAGTTAACCACCGAGGAACTCTCCGCAGAGGAGTCTCTCTCCCTCGCCACCCACCACGCTTGGCCCTCCTCCACCTTCTTCACCGATG AGAACAATCAAGCAGATGGTGGAGATACTGATGTGGAGTTAAATAAACCAGAAGGGATGGAGGGAATGGTGAAAGTGAAAGTTCTGACAATCTCAGATACTGTGGCTCATGAAGATGAGGAAGGATGA